GAGACAAGCCTCGCTCAATGCCATGTACGTAAGCCAAGTGGCCTCGCATTCGACATGCAGAATGAAAGCCTTTCTGTCGTGCCGCCGCTTGCGCCGACGAATTCGGCGTTTCTCTGCCACAGTGGCCGCATTTGCAAGAAGCAAAGCTTCTCGTTTGCTGGCGTCATAATGGTGCTTGAAGCGTTTGTCGAGCTCCTGAAGCCTGAGGCCTTCGCGGACATGAAGATCCAGAAAAGGTTTAAGTGAAGGATCCTTCGTAACCTTGTCGTTCAATTTGTCGGCGCGTTGAATGATCTTCTGGGTAACGGCTTCGTCATCAAAGAGAACGTTCCCGTTATGTTCTTCAGCTAGATTCATTAGGCGGGCACGGGCGACGATAGAGGCTTCAATCGGGCCCCAAGTGTCGACGTTAGAGAGTTTCATGCCCATAAGTGTAGGCATTTATACTCCTTTCTTGGGACATTGTCCCAGTTGTTTTGTTCTTTGAGAAATAGTATGCCGCCAATTTTGGCGGACGGCGCGCCCAATTGCGTCCCAAATTTGAATCGTTCCGCAACCTTTTGAAACGGAATATTACTTTGAATTAGTGACGACCCTTGTCGTCGCGAATTAAAACAAGCAATAAACCCCTAACGGGTGAATTCGAGACCACCGTGGCCACGGTTGAAACAAGACAATTGCCCAGACGCGCAATTTGTACCGTACAATTCCTATAAGAGCATATCACATGCCATAACAAAAAAAGCCCACAACGTATGAGCTTTTTTTAATTTAACCGAATTGTTTTTGGAGCTGAATCACGGTAAGCGTGAAACCATCCGTGAATCGGTCACGGTATTCGGAATGGATAGATTCCTGAATTCCGCAGGGTTGATTCCGAGCGACTTGATTTTATCCCGTAACGTCGAGTCAGAAATCCTTAGAGTCCGGCTCGCTTCTGCAACATTGCCCCTTGCCAAGGCGAGATGTTGGCGGATTACTTCGCGTTGCGTTTCATCAAGCGTCCTCAGCCCAGTAATATGTTGAGAAGTATCAGTCGGTTCTTGAAAACTCGTCCATTGCGGAAGCTTCTTGGACACGAGTTCAGGCGTGATCGGAACATTGTTGTGCAACGCCGTTCTCGCAACAACTACGGCCACATTTTCAAGGTCGCGGTAGTTTCCGACCCAGTTGTGGTTGATGAGGACTGCTTCAATCTCGCGTTCATTTTCCCATATAATGGATTTCCCCGCCGAGATATAGTCGACGTGCCTTTGAAACGCGGGCCAAACAGTTTCGGGCGCTTCAGAAATCGATGGCAACCCGACTATCCACCGCGACAGTCGCATAAAGAGATCGAGCCTGAACATGCCTTTCGCAACTTCATGTTGAAGATCGCGGTTAGTTGCCACAATCAGACGACCTCTGAACGGAATTCTCGACGTACTTCCCACTCTTCGTATACTGCGTTCCTGCAGAACACGAAGTAAGCTTGCCTGACAATCGGAGGTTGCCTCGCCTATTTCGTCAAGGAATAGTGTCCCGTGATCGATCGCTTCAAACAGTCCTGGACGATCCGAGTATGCTCCGGTGAATGATCCTTTGG
This region of Calditrichota bacterium genomic DNA includes:
- a CDS encoding sigma-54-dependent Fis family transcriptional regulator: MTPVRHGTKSQLKRTIPVEAKDGEPRAQYSDFVRGTKVRDAIEFARPGFDSDDVILITGPTGSGKEGIARLIHDQSRPDATFLGVSVKEFQDSLQVSELFGYAKGSFTGAYSDRPGLFEAIDHGTLFLDEIGEATSDCQASLLRVLQERSIRRVGSTSRIPFRGRLIVATNRDLQHEVAKGMFRLDLFMRLSRWIVGLPSISEAPETVWPAFQRHVDYISAGKSIIWENEREIEAVLINHNWVGNYRDLENVAVVVARTALHNNVPITPELVSKKLPQWTSFQEPTDTSQHITGLRTLDETQREVIRQHLALARGNVAEASRTLRISDSTLRDKIKSLGINPAEFRNLSIPNTVTDSRMVSRLP